attttataaaaatatgcatcaaaaaaaaaaaaaaaacaattttttttttttacattttattattcttgATGCATGAAACAAAAAcaattagaaaaaataaacaagtaataatcataaaagttaacatttttttctacggaaataattatgttaGTTGAATATCTCCAATTGATACAATAGCGACAATTAAACCATATAAACCTATAAATTAAACAAATCaaaataagatatatatatatatatatatatatatatatatttatttatttattcatttaatccatttttttttttctttttttgaaaatatatttcatcttttattaaatataacaaacCTATAACACTCGCACAAATTTCAATCATTAACATTCTGACAAAGAGATCAGAACTATGTGCATCTCCAATGGCACATGAACTTCCTGTTATTCCAACAGAAACTctgaaaaaagaaaagaaagatatacaacacatattttatacaaaagaaataaaattttagtaggttataacatattaataaataataattaaataatataaattttatctttctttatttttttctttatattaatttattcaATTACCCTGAAACAAGGTTAGACAATCCTGCAGTCAGACCACTAGCAAATAATGCCCATCCTCCTCTTATTGTATTCATAATTAAAGGATCTGttttatttgttaataCTAATGGTGGGTGTACCTCTGTAGATAACCCGCTAAATTTTATTTGCAAAAATACTGCCGTAATAACACCATACATACctatataaaataaaataaagattatatgtataacaTATGTTTGGTTAtgtacacatatatatatatatatatatatatatatatatatatatatatatatatatttgatatatattcattttctattatgtttatgcaatatttatatatttacctAATGCTTCACAGAAAATAATtgatattaaattttttgaaataataCGTGGTGATTTAACCGAAGCTCCAACAATACTTGTAccacatataaatatacccctataaaaaaaaaaaaaaaatatgaacataatttatacatgtatgacattataataatatatatatatatatatatatatatatatatatataaatatatatttattggTAGAGAGACCAcatcatcatcatattaaataataaccCATTTTAAATGTTGTATTTTCAAcattttcaatattattattttatttattttaccATGCTGCACCCATaatagataaaaataatgaaagGGCTATACCTAACATTGCCCAATTATATGGCGATATGGATCGCACTATTTCAAACCACGAATTATACATCGTTTAAAgttaatttattatattaattttatattatttttttttaacattaaatcatatacaaatatgatatagtgtatatgttatatattactaaATGCGGTTTATATAACggatataaaataaaaatgtttttattatttttttttctctctctcttgatatatatatatatatatattatatgtataatgtTCAACTGTGtcttaaattattatttatttggCTTCgtcttatatataatatttatatgttatgacaaaaaaaaaaaaaaaaacagaaAAGAAGAAGTGATCTTATATTAACTTTTTCTctaatatttaattataatattttaaatttatcCTTAATATGTCATTTTTCATCTGTTGAATTATGtaagttatatatatatatatatatatatatatatatataattaatataaacaaattgttattatttcttcatAAAAGAAATGGTATGcttaatttattttgaaaaaaaattaatttacatatatatattaaaatatataaaaagtactatgttcattttatattaaatatcatatgttttttattctGAAGGTtgtgtttatataaaattggtagtgtataaatatataaataaatattttgtgTCCTTAAGTTtgatataattttatttcttcctttattattttttataatacttttgtgtctattattatgattatatatttaggtatttgttaaatttcttctctttttttatttgcCTTAAGGAATTTAtagaaaattattttattttgttcgTCAATTTTCTCAATACAAAAGGTATGGAAGGTCAgaaattatatgttatataaaatattttatatgtacaaatttatattttatacatatatatatttatatttatatatttatttatacacaaggttatattatatttataaaatataaaagatattttataaaatatattataatatattatacacgttataaaaaaaatgtaaaatattattatatacaaatatattaaacatTAATAACGTTCTATAATTATCCTGTTTTTAATTATTGTAATttccttcttttttaaaaaatcactctaaaaaaatataaatattatatatatatatatatatatatatatatatatatatatatatataatatatttatgatatattttatgcTTTCCCgctttattatttttacttcatttctttatttaatcttcataattttataaaattatcatattcgggattttattataatatatataatatatttttttgttcttttccagtatttttatttttactttttgttttttatttattattcacttttttttatataattaaatagcttcaaaaaaatatatatataaatttatttcaCAAAAACATGCATTTTGAAATTGccaataaaaaaaaatgaaggaaaaaaaaatatattatgaaattATATCAAAGCGGTAAAAgttaaaaattataaaaagaaatataaataaataaatatatataattatatatatactttagATATTatagtataaatatataatacattattcataaagtaaaatgtaatataataaatggtatatatatgttttttaaaaggattaaaaaaaaaattcacatataataaatatatttacataatttattattatatatatatatatataatatatatatatattatattataatagtTATATGTGCTGATAAattgaaataaaatatatatatatatatatatatataatattgttatatatataattttaacGGATGTTATATTTGgtaaaatttataatttttatcaataaaagaatgaaaacaaaaaacataaaataaaatattgtataaatgaaataatatcaTATCTATAATGGGATTATAATGTAAATTGATTTAcctattatattaaaaatatatatatatatattttttttttttttattggtatagaattttttgtttcccttcttatatgtaaaatattatgcatatatatgtatagttataaatataaaaagaaagaaaaaaagaaaattttaataatattatgtatatataaaaaaaaaaaaaaaaaaaaaaaacctGATGTGAactttataataatttttttttttcgttttcacttaatttttgtataaaGGCGAATTTTAAAGAAggtataaattttatattaagtagtgtaaaaaaattacgtaatggaaagaaaaatataaatggaATAAAGGGAACGAGTAAGGgttaaaatgttttttaaaacatttataatataattatatcctttcatttaaaataaagaaaaataaaagatatgtatacggaaaaaatatatgaataatatcctaatattagaaaatatagttatatattaaaactTTTTTTAATCCTATATTGTGTAAAATATCCgaaaagaattaaatataacaacTAAATAGTTTTAAAGGTGTTTCTTATAGAGAAACATTTATATactataaataaatatatgtgaatatatgttttaCTTATGAATAACCCAAGGAGATATTTAAGAAGATTTATGAGCTATAATAATTGTATAAATGtctaataaatatatatatataaatatatttttatatatatttttattttttattcttattgTATGGAACAATCATATTGTATGCCAATTAATCACCATATATAAAAGCgatttttaaaaaaaaaaagaaaaagtataatataaatttcataaaataaaatatcgTAACTTacacaatatatattttgagatcttaataatattttatttaaaataatatataaataatatatatatatatatatatatatatatatataataaaaataaaattattatataaatatatatattacaaattAAAAGTCGtcatattaattatatatttatattatataataatattgattatattattttctatataattGTTACATTTTacttaaaaatataaatgtcaattttttttcccctatttttttaataagaaatctccaaaatatatgaattatataatattcattatttcatattacCCTAAcccttttttttccttttttttttttttcttctgGTGATTCagtatattttatatacatatttatatatttttttaaatttaaatatattattaaaataatgaaaaatatgtaaaagGTTCGtgtaattttttcatataattttcttttcttttcttttttaattatagatatatgtagaacgttttaaaaattttaatatatctgatatatatgagcttttttttttttttttttttttttttttttttttttttttttaaatttatttttatttaaataaataatttttatttttttttttaaaNNNNNNNNNNNNNNNNNNNNNNNNNNNNNNNNNNNNNNNNNNNNNNNNNNNNNNNNNNNNNNNNNNNNNNNNNNNNNNNNNNNNNNNNNNNNNNNNNNNNNNNNNNNNNNNNNNNNNNNNNNNNNNNNNNNNNNNNNNNNNNNNNNNNNNNNNNNNNNNNNNNNNNNNNNNNNNNNNNNNNNNNNNNNNNNNNNNNNNNNNNNNNNNNNNNNNNNNNNNNNNNNNNNNNNNNNNNNNNNNNNNNNNNNNNNNNNNNNNNNNNNNNNNNNNNNNNNNNNNNNNNNNNNNNNNNNNNNNNNNNNNNNNNNNNNNNNNNNNNNNNNNNNNNNNNNNNNNNNNNNNNNNNNNNNNNNNNNNNNNNNNNNNNNNNNNNNNNNNNNNNNNNNNNNNNNNNNNNNNNAAAGAAAGTATcttttataacatataatatttatgataaaaaaaaattggCTTAAAATCATTTGATTTGTATTAATTTTACCAAATGgagaataataaaaaaacgaaaaaaaaaaaaaaaagagaaaaataattaatgtaaaaaatatttttccaatacatatacatatatctatataattttattaataaaggttaataaatgaaattGTGTTGTAAAgatcatataatatatatatttttttaaaaagtataatataatattatattatattttctctcctgaaaataataatataagttaaaatatttaaaaattaatattatccATTAGATATTTTGgcattaatatattttgatcataatatatatatgatttattatatcttatACCTGTTAcattatatgtaaataaataaataaataaatatatatatatatatatatatatatgttcttatgtttatttatttattattatttgattttattttgttaattttatttcttgtacaaaatgaatatatttgatcatcaaattaaaaatgtgGATAAAGGGAATGTAGTTGCAATATTAGGTGCACAATGGGGTGATGAAGGgaaaggaaaaataattGATATGTTATCAGAATATTCTGATATTACTTGTAGATTTAATGGAGGTGCTAATGCAGGACATACGATATCTGTAAATGATAAGAAATATGCTTTACATTTATTACCATGTGGtgtattatatgataataatataagtGTATTAGGAAACGGAATGGTAATACATGTAAAATCATTAATGGAAGAAATTGAATCAGTCGGAGGAAAGTTGTTAGATagattatatttatcaaataaagcacatatattatttgatatTCATCAAATTATTGATTCAATTCAAGAAAcgaaaaaattaaaagaaggAAAACAAATAGGTACAACAAAAAGAGGTATTGGACCATGTTATTCTACAAAAGCTTCCAGAATAGGTATAAGATTAGGaactttaaaaaattttgaaaactttaaaaatatgtatagTAAATTAATAGACCACTTAATggatttatataatataacagAATATGACAAAGAAAAAGAACTCaacttattttataattatcacTTAAAGTTAAGAGATAGAATAGTTGATGTTATTTCCTTTATGAATACAAATTTAGAAAACAACAAAAAAGTATTAATTGAAGGTGCTAATGCAGCTATGTTAGATATTGATTTTGGAACATATCCATATGTAACTAGTAGCTGTACAACGGTTGGTGGGGTTTTCTCAGGACTTGGAATTCATCATAAAAAACTGAATTTAGTTGTAGGTGTAGTTAAAAGTTATTTAACCAGAGTTGGGTGTGGCCCTTTCTTAACtgaattaaataatgagGTTGGTCAATATTTAAGAGAAAAAGGTCATGAATATGGAACGACTACCAAGAGACCAAGAAGGTGTGGATGGCTCGACATACCaatgttattatatgttaaGTGCATTAATAGTATTGATATGATAAACTTAACAAAATTGGATGTTTTATCTGGATTAGAGGAAATATTATTGTGTGtcaattttaaaaataaaaaaacagGTATCAATTAaaacatatgtatattttatatgtgtaatatgtaaatattatatcttaatgttttcatatatatatatatatatacatatttatttattttttttatattttttaggAGAACTACTTGAAAATGGTTGCTATCCTGTTGAAGAAGAAATATCAGAAGAATATGAACCAGTTTATGAAAAATTCAGTGGATGGAAAGAAGACATCTCGACTTGTAATGAATTTGATGAATTACCAGAAAATgcaaaaaaatatattttagcTATAgagaaatatttaaaaactCCAATAGTTTGGATTGGTGTAGGTCctaatagaaaaaatatgatagttaaaaagaattttaGCCTAAACTAAAATGTATaggaataaaaaaaaaaaaaaaaaaaaatacaagcacatttatataagcctattttttattttttatttttaatacaaAATGAGGTATATCATTAGTACAGTGATGTAAATcgttttataaattatatgtcCTTTGGTATTTTATCctcatttttatgtaactcacatatatatatatatatatatatatatatatatatatatatatatttgcgttttttttttaagtatttttaattaaagaaaataaacagtaatataataaatatattaaaaaaaaataaaataaaattataaaataacataattatgacgacatatgtttataaaagtaaaattcaaacaaaattttgctttttataaatttgttttatatataattatattatctaaTAACTGTGCATGGATTTagaatttttatatgatatatattaagttTTTAACACAAATTCACGTGATcacaatatatttaaaatttatataattttttctaatatttcattaatttcattttttaagaaTCCTTTAAAGTCTTGTTTAAATTGTAAAAAGTCAAAAGTTATCTTGGTAtttaaaaaggaaaaatcaaagggataaatataatttttagTTATAATATCTGCATTATCTTTAcattcaaaaatataatcaCAAAAGGATCTGAAGGAATATATTCCTTCTTTACTAAATATTTGTTCAatcattttatttgaatcacatctttttatttgatCTTGATCTCTTATATAAAGTCTTTTTTCCATAagattataaaaattatattttttaatatatccatagcatatatatggttttataacataaagctttttcatattttcttctgtgtttattagtattattccatcatatttattaataagCTTTAATTCCTATAGAataagataaaataaaatatgtaaatatataatgaaaaaaaaatcacaactcatatatatatatatatatatatatatataattatttattttcccATATTTACCTTTAATAACAATTTGGATTCGTTATGTATACAATCAACATCGtttcttattataaaaacacATTGTCTTTCCGTATcaaatttttcatttactaattcatttttcaagttcatatattcatttttctgtccatttaatttttttgtatactctttttttttataaagtGTATCAAATTTCTTTTGACGTTTCTACaagtaataaaataaaataaaaaaaaaaaaaaaaagcatatataatataaataaatatattaacataatataatatattgtatctttgtatttcttttttcttacTCTTATTTTCTcaatattaatttttcttttatctGTTCGTATTTTTTCCTCcttaaaatttattttcttaattCTTCTAAATTTTACATGTTTCACTTTgttatattcttttttctttattgGTTCTTTCTTTGATTTCTTTTTAtccattttgttttattttatattgtattatattataatattataaaataacatttattaattattgGAGGTTAGAGAAAAGCACNNNNNNNNNNNNNNNNNNNNNNNNNNNNNNNNNNNNNNNNNNNNNNNNNNNNNNNNNNNNNNNNNNNNNNNNNNNNNNNNNNNNNNNNNNNNNNNNNNNNTTAAAATAACATAACATAAACGctttaaaataaaaataaataaatgatataaaataaacttaataaaaaattaaaaatacatattaagtaaatatagaaagaaaaaaaaaaaaaaaattgttctataagtataaatatatatacatataataatttaattcaattaatgaataaattctaaaaatagaatggtaaaaaggaaataaaaaaaaaataaacgaataatatataatttatattagtgaacataaaatatgaaaaaagaattaatttttatttatatttattataaatatatttgttttagGGTATTatcttataaaaatattaatatatatatataataatatattataatattatacaaatatatgtaatattatttatttaatgaataaacaaatattaatatataacatatatttatacaagTCACTTTAAActatttaattttaaaacatcttcaaaataaagtattatattttttatacatataattatataaaaaataacatcCATTTCCAAGAatggataataatataaaaacaaaaagcaaaaaaaaaaaaaaaaaaaatctcaatatttcattttttttaattttattattattttataagtattcttttatttatttatttgtaaatttttttttatttttcgttattatgttttaaaaatattatatatattatatgtttatatataatttatgttttcttt
The genomic region above belongs to Plasmodium reichenowi strain SY57 chromosome 13, whole genome shotgun sequence and contains:
- a CDS encoding 60S ribosomal protein L7-2, putative encodes the protein MDKKKSKKEPIKKKEYNKVKHVKFRRIKKINFKEEKIRTDKRKINIEKIRKRQKKFDTLYKKKEYTKKLNGQKNEYMNLKNELVNEKFDTERQCVFIIRNDVDCIHNESKLLLKELKLINKYDGIILINTEENMKKLYVIKPYICYGYIKKYNFYNLMEKRLYIRDQDQIKRCDSNKMIEQIFSKEGIYSFRSFCDYIFECKDNADIITKNYIYPFDFSFLNTKITFDFLQFKQDFKGFLKNEINEILEKII
- a CDS encoding V-type proton ATPase 21 kDa proteolipid subunit, putative, which translates into the protein MYNSWFEIVRSISPYNWAMLGIALSLFLSIMGAAWGIFICGTSIVGASVKSPRIISKNLISIIFCEALGMYGVITAVFLQIKFSGLSTEVHPPLVLTNKTDPLIMNTIRGGWALFASGLTAGLSNLVSGVSVGITGSSCAIGDAHSSDLFVRMLMIEICASVIGLYGLIVAIVSIGDIQLT
- a CDS encoding adenylosuccinate synthetase, producing MNIFDHQIKNVDKGNVVAILGAQWGDEGKGKIIDMLSEYSDITCRFNGGANAGHTISVNDKKYALHLLPCGVLYDNNISVLGNGMVIHVKSLMEEIESVGGKLLDRLYLSNKAHILFDIHQIIDSIQETKKLKEGKQIGTTKRGIGPCYSTKASRIGIRLGTLKNFENFKNMYSKLIDHLMDLYNITEYDKEKELNLFYNYHLKLRDRIVDVISFMNTNLENNKKVLIEGANAAMLDIDFGTYPYVTSSCTTVGGVFSGLGIHHKKLNLVVGVVKSYLTRVGCGPFLTELNNEVGQYLREKGHEYGTTTKRPRRCGWLDIPMLLYVKCINSIDMINLTKLDVLSGLEEILLCVNFKNKKTGELLENGCYPVEEEISEEYEPVYEKFSGWKEDISTCNEFDELPENAKKYILAIEKYLKTPIVWIGVGPNRKNMIVKKNFSLN